ACCGTATCGACCTCCGGACAGTCCTCGAGGATCTCGAGCCCGATGGTACCCTGTCCGGCCATCACCATCTCGTCGTCGAACGCGTGGACGTACGTCCGGCCCTCCTCGCGTTCGATCTCGTGGGCGCGTTCGGCCGCGGCGTCGTAGTCCTCGCCGTGGAGGACGACCTCCGCGCCGTAGCTCCGGGTGGCCTTGAGCTTCGAGATCGGGGCGTGTTCGGGCATCACGACGATCGCGTCGACGCCGATCCGCGTGGCGGCGAGCGCGACCCCCTGGGCGTGGTTGCCCGCGCTCGCGGTGACGACGCCCGCCTCCTTTTCCGCCTTCGAGAGCGTCGCGATCCGGTTGGTCGCCCCGCGGATCTTGAACGACCCCGTCCGCTGGAAGTTCTCGAGTTTGAGGTGGACTTCCGCGCCGGTCATCTCCGAGAACGTATGAGAGTACTCCAGTGGGGTGCGCCGGGCCGTCCGTCCGACGCGCTCGCGTGCCGCATAGACGTCCTGAACATCGAGCATACCGACGGCTACGCGAGACGCGTTGTTAACGGTTTGTCCGCGAAAATGTGAGGACGGATGGGGAATGCACGAACCGTGTGACGTGCACCTGTATGGGTGGCCCCCACCTATATAAAACCTGTCCGTCCAAATCGGAAGTGAAATCGCACGACTGAGCCGAGTTTACCGCCCCGTCTGACGGGCGGCGCACGGGTGTCATTCGTTTCGGCCGATCTCGACCGCGTGGTCCTCGAGATAGGAACGCACGCGCGCGTCGAACGGTCCCGTTCCGGGCCACTCGGCGTCGGCCCCCAAGGGGCCGGGGTCGCCGACGTAACACTCGGCGTTCACCCCGTCCGAGACGGGGAGCGTCACGCGAGCGTAGAGCCCCGACTCGACCCCTTCGTAGGCGTCGAGACGGTCGAGTTCGGGGGTTTCCAGCAGGCGTCCCCGTACCTCGCTGCCCGGTGCGAGCGTCGGGTATCGGCCCTCGACGCGGTGAAGCCCGCGAAGGACCGCGTCGGGACCGATCCGGTACCGGTCGAGCAGCGCGTCGGCCCGCTCGGGGTCGGTGAGCGTCCCGTAGACGAACACGCGAGTCATACGACGATCCTCGTCGAGGGAACCGCTTCCCGGTTACGGTGGCGCGGGGAGTGATACTGTCGGTCATAGGAATAGGAACGGTGATCGCTTGATTCGACGGCAACCGCCCGATTTCGGTCCGTCCGTGCCACCGTCGGTTCACGTAGTTATGACCGACAGTACGGGAGTCAGCGGGCACGGCGGGACTGCCACGAGCGAAGCGAGTGGCAGTCAGAAGTGCGCGCGAACGAGCGCAGCGAGTGAGCGGGCACGACGNNNNNNNNNNNNNNNNNNNNNNNNNNNNNNNNNNNNNNNNNNNNNNNNNNNNNNNNNNNNNNNNNNNNNNNNNNNNNNNNNNNNNNNNNNNNNNNNNNNNGGAGTCCAGTGAGCGACAGCGAACGGGACTCAGGAGCGCCCGTGAACGAGCGCAGCGAGTGAGCGGGCACGACGGGAGTCCAGTGAGCGACAGCGAACGGGACTCAGGAGCGCCCGTGAACGAGCGCAGCGAGTGAGCGGGCACGACGGGATTCGAACCACGCGACGGCCGGATACGGGATCCGGTACTCTGTCCTGACTGAGTTACGTGCCCGCCTTCGACAGATGTGACAGAATGATATAACTATTGCGTAGTTGACCGCTTCGTGACGGGACCGATCAGCGCTCGTCGATCGGAACGAACTCCTGGTCCTCGGGGCCGACGTAGCGCGCCCGTGGGCGCATGATCCGGTTGCCCTCGTACTGTTCTGCGACGTGGGCCGTCCACCCGCCGACGCGCGAGAGCGCGAAGATCGGGGTGTACAGGTCGATCGGGACGCCCATCTGGTAGTAGGTGGTCGCGGAGTAGAAGTCGACGTTCGGGGCGATTCCCTTTTCCTCTTGCATGAACTCCTCAATGGCGACGCTGTAGTCGTACCACTTCATGTCGCCGGCCTCCTCGGCGAGCGACTCCGAGAAGTCCCCGAGGATATAGGCTCGAGGATCCTTGACGTCGTAGACGCGGTGGCCGAACCCGGCGACCCGCCGGCCCGAGTCGAGGGCGTCGCGAACCCATTTGACGGGGTCCTTGTCGCTCTCGTCGACCTCGAGCAGCATCTCCATGACGTTCTGGTTCGCGCCGCCGTGGAGCCCTCCCTTGAGGGTGCCGATCGCGCTCGTGACCGCGCTGTGGACGTCCGAGAGGGTGCTCGCGGTCACCATCGCCGAGAACGTCGAGGCGTTCAGCCCGTGGTCGGCGTGGAGGACGAGCGCCGCGTCGAACGTCTCGGCGGCGGTCTCGTCGGGTTCCTCGCCGTTGAGCATGTAGAGGAAGTTCTCGGCGTGGTTCAGGTCGTCGCGCGGAGGGACGGGGTCGTCCCCGTCACGGAGACGGGCGAACGCCGCGATGATCGTCGGGACCTTGGCCGTGATCCGTCGGCTCTTTTCCAGGGTGGCGTCTCGGTCCTGCGGGTCGGTCTCGCCGGCGGGGTCGGTCGTCGAGAGCTGTGAGACGATCGTGCGGAGGGCAGCCATCGGTTCGGCGTCGGCCGCGGCGAGCGCCTCCACGGTGTCGAGGATCGCGTCGTCGAGCGCCCGCTCGGCGACCATCTCCCGATTGAAGGCCTCGAGCTGCTCGCGCGTGGGGAGCTCGCCCTCCCAGAGCAGGTAGAGCACCTCCTCGTAGCTCGCCTCGCGGGCCAGGTCCTCGATGGCGTAGCCGCGATAGATGAGCGTCCCCTCCTCCCCGTCGATGTGGCTGAGTGAGGATTCGGCGACCAACACACCTTCGAGCCCCTCTTTCAGGTCGTCTGCCATACCCAGGGTTGATGACCATCCCGGTTAAGCATTATCGTTTCTCAGTCGATCGTCCGGGCGCGTCGAACCGCCGAGACGGCCGTGAGGACGACCGCGACGAGCGCCGCAACCGAGACCGCGAGCGTCACCGCGAGGACGCCGAAGAGCAGGGGGGAGCTCTCGACGCCGGGTGCGGGGTCGACGACGACGATCCGGTAGACGTACGCGAGGGTCGCGACGACGACGCCGACCGCCAGCCCGATCGCGGCGTTACGACGGACGTGGAGGGCGATCAGCAACGTCGCGAGCGACGGGTCCTCCGGTGTGCTGTCGCTCACGGTCGGCGTTGGCGACGAGCGGAGAAAGGCTCCCCGGTTCGTCACGCGAGTCGCCGTGAACGGTACTCGAGAGCCGCGGCGGGGACCCCGGACGGATCGTTACAGCTGAGTGTGTAATCGAACGGCTAAAGAGCGTGGCCCCGTCGTCTAGTGGTAATGACGAGCCTCGGAACGGCGGAGGCCGCCCCCGGCGAGACCGACACGGGGCGGCTCGTCGTCGGCGAGACGCGCGATGGCGGGGAGGTCGGCCTTCCGGTCGCGGTGATAAACGGCGACCGGGACGGAGGGACGCTCTATCTGCAGGCCGCGAGCGACGGCGACGAGTTGAACGGGATCGGCGTGATCCAGCGGGCCGTCCCACGGATCGACCCCGCCGAACTCTCCGGTACCGTACTCGCGGTCGGAATCGTCAACTACCACGGCTTTCAGGTCGCGGAACACAGGAACCCGATCGACGACACGAAGATGAACCGCACCTACCCCGGCGACAGCGAGGGGTCCTCCTCCGAACGCATCTCCGCCGCGACGTTCGACGTCGCACGGGAGGCCGACATGATCCTCGACCTCCACCAGGGCTCGACCAGCCGGATGCTGAACGAGGTCCGAGTGCGCTGTGGGACGCGCCACCGCCTCCACGAGCAGTGTCTCACGCTGGCGAAGGTGTTCGGCTGCGGGTACGTCCTCGACCAGAAGGGACCGAGCGGCCAGCTCGCCCGCGTCGGCCCCGACGAGGGGATCCCCACCGTCGACCCCGAACTCGGGGGATCGGTCGGCTGGGACGAACGGAGCATCGAGTACGGCGTCCGGGGGATCTTCAACGTGCTCCGGTACTACGGCTTTCTCGACGGCGAGGTCACCCCCGAAGAGCAGACCCGCGCCAGCGGGTTCGACCAGTACGGCTCGCCCTCCGGCGGGCTCGTCCGGTTCGAGAAGGACCTGGGCGAGCGGGTCT
The sequence above is drawn from the Halalkalicoccus sp. NIPERK01 genome and encodes:
- the citZ gene encoding citrate synthase → MADDLKEGLEGVLVAESSLSHIDGEEGTLIYRGYAIEDLAREASYEEVLYLLWEGELPTREQLEAFNREMVAERALDDAILDTVEALAAADAEPMAALRTIVSQLSTTDPAGETDPQDRDATLEKSRRITAKVPTIIAAFARLRDGDDPVPPRDDLNHAENFLYMLNGEEPDETAAETFDAALVLHADHGLNASTFSAMVTASTLSDVHSAVTSAIGTLKGGLHGGANQNVMEMLLEVDESDKDPVKWVRDALDSGRRVAGFGHRVYDVKDPRAYILGDFSESLAEEAGDMKWYDYSVAIEEFMQEEKGIAPNVDFYSATTYYQMGVPIDLYTPIFALSRVGGWTAHVAEQYEGNRIMRPRARYVGPEDQEFVPIDER
- a CDS encoding gamma-glutamylcyclotransferase, which encodes MTRVFVYGTLTDPERADALLDRYRIGPDAVLRGLHRVEGRYPTLAPGSEVRGRLLETPELDRLDAYEGVESGLYARVTLPVSDGVNAECYVGDPGPLGADAEWPGTGPFDARVRSYLEDHAVEIGRNE
- a CDS encoding succinylglutamate desuccinylase/aspartoacylase family protein, with translation MTSLGTAEAAPGETDTGRLVVGETRDGGEVGLPVAVINGDRDGGTLYLQAASDGDELNGIGVIQRAVPRIDPAELSGTVLAVGIVNYHGFQVAEHRNPIDDTKMNRTYPGDSEGSSSERISAATFDVAREADMILDLHQGSTSRMLNEVRVRCGTRHRLHEQCLTLAKVFGCGYVLDQKGPSGQLARVGPDEGIPTVDPELGGSVGWDERSIEYGVRGIFNVLRYYGFLDGEVTPEEQTRASGFDQYGSPSGGLVRFEKDLGERVSRGETLFTVRGVFGTIKADVTADGNGIFWRSRRLPQVATGEYVCSVATGIDTY